The Pseudodesulfovibrio sp. S3 nucleotide sequence TTGTGTCAGACGCATTGATTCATCCTCATTGAACAAACAGAATGGGGTCAGGTCTTGCTTTTTGTCCTACGCTTCAAAAACAACAAAAAAGCAAAACCTGACCCCTTTCTTATATGCTTACTGTAGTTCAAGACCTGGTTCATTCTTGATAATTTAGCGCCTCTAGTGCAATTGTGCACTTTTTTTCAATTCTATTTCATCTATATCGTCGCCATCTCGCAAATGAGGATCTGGGCAATACGCTTCAACTGCGTAGCAAAGAGTATTTAATATCTCATAGTCTTTTTCTGGAATTTCTTTTGCTTCATTAGAAAAGATTCTAAAGTATTCTTTTTGAAAAGTTTCTGCTTTAGTTTTTTTATTTAAAAAAGTAACAATCATTTTTATATACACTTTTCTTGAGTAGTGGCTGTTAACCATATCTATGTGCATTGCCATTAAAGGCTCCCTCTAGATAAAATATTGGTTAATTGTTTGTTATTTAACTTCCACCCACTAAGAAATTCACCATTACGTTTAGTTATCATGTTTAGTCCTGTTTTTGGGTCAACGAAATGAATAACCTCATCTCCTCGGTATGTTCCTTCGATCGCCTTCACTGTAGGGCTATTTAGAATTAGAGGGAATTAGAGGGACAGTATACCTAATTCCGCTTCTTCGGGCCGGGTTTCCGGGGTCGCAAGTCCACTCCTGTACGGGCTTGCAACCGATCGAAAAACGCGTCGTTGCCGAGTGGGCGGCCTGTCCGTGCATGCTTACTCAAGGCATCCATAGCATCCTGCGCATCCCCTGAGGCTATGAAGCTTCGCCAATCCGGAACCATGG carries:
- a CDS encoding colicin immunity domain-containing protein translates to MAMHIDMVNSHYSRKVYIKMIVTFLNKKTKAETFQKEYFRIFSNEAKEIPEKDYEILNTLCYAVEAYCPDPHLRDGDDIDEIELKKSAQLH